GGCTCAAAGCAACACGGCACCCAGAGGTGCCGTGCCAGTGAAGCGGTTATTTACTGTCGCGGTGTTCGAACTCGCCTTCGATCACATCGCCTTCACGCCCCAGCGGCTGGCGCGGAGCCGGACCGCCACGGGGTTGCAGGTCGTCGGCGAACGCACGCTGGCGAACCGCAGCCTCTTCGGCGCGCTGGCGCATCTTGCCGGCCAGCAGTTTGCGGGTGAACGGCAGCAACATCACCAGGCCCACCACGTCGCTGATGAAACCCGGCAGGATCAACAGGCCACCGGCCAGGGCCATCATCAGGCCTTCGAGCATGGTCTGGGCGGGCAGTTCGCCGCGATTCAGGCTTTCACGGGCACGCAGCGCCGTGGCCAGGCCGGCGACGCGCAGCACCAGGACGCCGAGCATCGAGCCGAGAATGATCAGCAACAGGGCCGGGAAAAAGCCGATCGCACTGCTGACTTGAACGAATACGAACAGCTCCAACACCGGGAACAGCAGAAAGAGCAACAAAAAAGGGCGCATCAAATGGTTCCTCAACGCAAGAATGCCTTGCCAGTCCACCTTAGATGACGTCGCCGTTTCGTGAATTCAAGCGTCAGCGGCTTCTTTTTTCGGCCAGACCTGGGCGTGAGCCAATGAAACCAGGGCTTCGCGTACTTGTGTCGGCGTGTTGCAAGACTCCGCAAACGGCAACCAATATAAGGATTGGCCTATACGCAAGTGCATGCCTTCGCTGTCGATGCCGGCCAACTGGGCAGGCTCGGACGTCGGCAGGCCGGTGAGGTCGACGTAATGGGCAATGGCCTTGGTGTGATCGCTGTTCATGTGTTCGATCATGCTGCGCTCGGCCTTGCCCGCGAACGGGTTGGCCAATGTCAGTTGGTCGACCCAATGAATCGCGCCAAAGCCGCCGATGTAACGGTGACGCACCGGCTTGAGTACCCAGAAGTCAAAATCGTGGGCCTTGTGATAGTTGGCTGAATCGGGGAAATAGCGGTAGTAACGCTCGGCAGCCGCCTCGATGGCAGCGCCCTCCTCCAGTTTTTCGGCTTCGGCCAGGTAGGTCAGGCGCCCGACGGCCTGCACGTCATCCGCCTCGCGCTCACCCACCAGCAGCGAGCACTTGGGGTCTTTCTGCAGGTTGTGGGTGTGCTGGGCAATGCGGCTGATCAGGATCAGCGGGCGGCCCTGCTCATCCAGGCAATACGGCACGACCGAACCGAAGGGGAAGCCAGGCATGGCTTTGGACAGTGTGGAGAGAGCCCCACGGTATTCCTTGAGCAACAGCTCTCGGGCGTTCTTGGCAACCTGTGCGCTCAACGTATGACTCCTCGGATAATCAGTCGCCCATGGCCTATGGGGCCTATGGGAATGAATCTCAACGCAAGGTAATCATTATCGGCAAAGGTTGCCAAGCAGGTTTTGTTCGCCCGTGTTACCAGGCTACGCCGAAGCCTGCGGTGTAACGGGTCTTGCTCAAGCTGCTGTCGGAGTCGCCACTGATGATATCGCGCTCGGCCTTGAGGTTGAGCGAAGCCCACTCGGTGACTTTGTAGCGCAGGCCCATTTCTGCATCCAGCGAGTATTCGGCCGGGCCGCCGATAGGCTTGCCCACTTCGCCGTTGGTGAAGAACTCGACGGTCTTGCCCACCAGGTAGCGGTTGTAGTTCCACTTCATGGCCAGGGAATAGAAGTTGTCCTTGCCGCCGTCGGCGTATTCATAGTCGGTGCGGTTGACCAGCGAGCCCAGGGAGAACGCGCCGAGTTCATCGTCCCAGAACTGATAGCCGGGGCCGGTGCCGACGGTGCGTTGGCGGGACAGGTCTTCAACCTTGTCGCGCTTGTAGGTCAAGCGGCCCTGCCAGAACCAATGCTCGGTCAGGAAGCGGTCGAGGTCGTATTCCAGGGCCCAGTTGTCGGTGGTGGTGACATCATCCTGGAACTCACGGTTGTACTCGCCCTGTCCGGTGTGACGCCATTGGCCATGGCGGGCGGTGGTCTTGAAGTCGATGTCGTAGTCGTTGGTGTCTTTGTCGGCGCGTTTATAGTCCAGCGCCATGTCCACGTTGCCTTTCCACACCAGGTCTTCGATCACCGGCTTGGGCTTGATGATCTGTTGGATGCTTGCCAAATCGACAGTCTTGGGCGCTTCACCGTTGGCCAGCACCACCTTGCCGTCATCCGCTGCTTTCAGCGACTTGGCCTTCTCGCCGGTGTAGGCGTCCTGCTTGACCAGCAGCTCCTGGTCGCTCTCCAGGGTTTTCACCTGCTTCCAGTCCACCGGGATGGCGCCGGCGTAATCGGTCTGGATCAGCAGCTTGCCACCGTCGAAGACCTTGATCTTGCCGGTCAGGCGGTCACCGTTCTTCAACCAGACGGTATCGGCGAGCAAGGGCGTGGAGGCGCTGAAAACAGCGAGGCACAGCAGGGTTCTGGACAACATAAGCGGATCGGGAGCTCAAGGTTGGCGAAAAGGGGCGATTATCGTGTTAGATAGCTAGGACTGACTCAAGGATTTAAGTTGAGTTCAATTCTCATCAACACACTTACAGACCTTTCCTACAATTGTGCCGTCGGTATCAATGGATATGCCCACCGTGAATCAGCCCCCCGAAACGCCACAAAGCCCCGCCGAAATGCGCCGCACCGTGCTCTACCTGACCCTGGCCCAAGTGCCCGCAGGCTGCGTGGTGAGCTACGGCGAGCTGGCTCACTTGGCGGGCCTCGGCCGTGCGGCGCGTTGGGTGGGACGCACCCTCAGCCAACTCCCCGAAGACACCAAGCTGCCCTGGCACCGCGTGCTGGGTGCCGGTGGTCGGATAAGTCTGCCGGTGGGCAGTGCTTCGGGTGACGAGCAGCGGGCGCGTTTGCGCGATGAAGGTGTCAATATCCTGAACAATCGCGTTGATATTCAGCGCCATGGCTGGCGCCCGGTAGAGCACAGCGGTTAGAGTGCGCGCTTTGTTTCCGCAAATCTGAGGCAGACTCCAGCCCATGCCCCGTAAAACCTGGCGCGCCGCGCTCGCCGCCTATGCCAGCCCCTCGACGTTAGTCCTGTTGTTGCTCGGCTTTGCCGCCGGCCTGCCTTACATGTTGGTGTTCTCGACGCTTTCAGTGTGGTTGCGTGAAGCCGGTGTGGCCCGCGAGACCATCGGCTATGCGAGCCTGATCGGTTTGGCGTATGCCTTTAAATGGGTGTGGTCGCCGCTGCTCGACCAGTGGCGCCTGCCGCTGCTCGGCAAACTCGGACGCCGTCGTTCCTGGCTGGTGC
The genomic region above belongs to Pseudomonas azotoformans and contains:
- a CDS encoding HugZ family pyridoxamine 5'-phosphate oxidase, translated to MSAQVAKNARELLLKEYRGALSTLSKAMPGFPFGSVVPYCLDEQGRPLILISRIAQHTHNLQKDPKCSLLVGEREADDVQAVGRLTYLAEAEKLEEGAAIEAAAERYYRYFPDSANYHKAHDFDFWVLKPVRHRYIGGFGAIHWVDQLTLANPFAGKAERSMIEHMNSDHTKAIAHYVDLTGLPTSEPAQLAGIDSEGMHLRIGQSLYWLPFAESCNTPTQVREALVSLAHAQVWPKKEAADA
- a CDS encoding FxsA family protein, which produces MRPFLLLFLLFPVLELFVFVQVSSAIGFFPALLLIILGSMLGVLVLRVAGLATALRARESLNRGELPAQTMLEGLMMALAGGLLILPGFISDVVGLVMLLPFTRKLLAGKMRQRAEEAAVRQRAFADDLQPRGGPAPRQPLGREGDVIEGEFEHRDSK
- a CDS encoding DUF481 domain-containing protein; this translates as MLSRTLLCLAVFSASTPLLADTVWLKNGDRLTGKIKVFDGGKLLIQTDYAGAIPVDWKQVKTLESDQELLVKQDAYTGEKAKSLKAADDGKVVLANGEAPKTVDLASIQQIIKPKPVIEDLVWKGNVDMALDYKRADKDTNDYDIDFKTTARHGQWRHTGQGEYNREFQDDVTTTDNWALEYDLDRFLTEHWFWQGRLTYKRDKVEDLSRQRTVGTGPGYQFWDDELGAFSLGSLVNRTDYEYADGGKDNFYSLAMKWNYNRYLVGKTVEFFTNGEVGKPIGGPAEYSLDAEMGLRYKVTEWASLNLKAERDIISGDSDSSLSKTRYTAGFGVAW
- a CDS encoding MGMT family protein — translated: MPTVNQPPETPQSPAEMRRTVLYLTLAQVPAGCVVSYGELAHLAGLGRAARWVGRTLSQLPEDTKLPWHRVLGAGGRISLPVGSASGDEQRARLRDEGVNILNNRVDIQRHGWRPVEHSG